A section of the Pseudomonas sp. FP453 genome encodes:
- a CDS encoding UDP-2,3-diacylglucosamine diphosphatase, translating to MTSAELTKPSRKQRVRTLWISDVHLGTRDCQAEHLSHFLKGYHADKIYLVGDIIDGWKLRGGMYWPQAHTNVIRRLLTMAKRGTEVIYVTGNHDEFLRRYSKLILGNIQLVDEAVHVTADGRHLLVIHGDQFDVITRYHRWLAFLGDSAYEFTLTLNRWLNHWRARYGYGYWSLSAYLKHKVKTAVSFISDFEEAIAHEVTKRELHGVVCGHIHHAEIRKVGEVDYLNCGDWVESCTALIEHWDGQIELYRLADAQAKEAQLKAEMVAG from the coding sequence ATGACCAGTGCCGAGTTGACCAAGCCCAGCCGCAAGCAACGGGTGCGTACCCTGTGGATTTCCGATGTGCACCTGGGCACCCGGGATTGCCAGGCCGAACATTTGTCGCACTTCCTCAAGGGTTACCACGCCGACAAGATCTACCTGGTGGGTGACATCATCGATGGTTGGAAACTGCGCGGCGGCATGTATTGGCCCCAGGCCCACACCAACGTGATCCGCCGCCTGCTGACCATGGCCAAGCGCGGCACCGAGGTGATCTATGTCACCGGCAATCATGACGAATTCCTGCGCCGCTATTCCAAGCTGATCCTCGGCAATATCCAGCTGGTGGACGAAGCCGTGCATGTGACGGCGGACGGTCGTCATTTGCTGGTGATTCACGGCGATCAATTCGATGTCATCACCCGCTATCACCGCTGGCTGGCGTTCCTCGGCGATTCGGCCTACGAATTCACCCTTACCCTGAACCGCTGGCTGAACCACTGGCGCGCGCGGTATGGCTACGGCTACTGGTCGCTGTCGGCGTATCTGAAGCACAAGGTGAAGACGGCCGTGAGCTTTATCAGTGATTTCGAAGAAGCCATCGCTCACGAAGTGACCAAGCGCGAGCTGCACGGCGTGGTGTGCGGGCACATTCACCATGCGGAGATTCGCAAGGTGGGCGAGGTGGATTACCTCAATTGCGGGGATTGGGTGGAGTCGTGCACGGCGTTGATCGAGCACTGGGATGGGCAGATCGAGTTGTATCGGTTGGCGGATGCGCAGGCGAAGGAAGCGCAGCTCAAGGCGGAGATGGTTGCTGGCTGA
- a CDS encoding AraC family transcriptional regulator — translation MRPILTLRHYTQAPIDHSHDHAQLVFGLSGHLDFEVEGRGSQVRESSVMVLPYSAHHVCDSRDGSRCLVLDVPTEHWVLQSLGEHADASRRLLDQPTRLALDARQHQLVQWLAHSPVNDPLIVQQGSVLLLASLNHQQEPLPGKRLPYAAFNAHIERHVAHPLQVADLARIADLSPARLHARFMAECGQTPMDYIRSRRLHMALDLLRGTPLPIGEIAERVGYSSQSAFAAAMLREFGAAPGQLRRAP, via the coding sequence ATGAGACCGATCCTCACGCTACGCCATTACACCCAAGCGCCCATCGACCACAGCCATGACCATGCGCAGCTGGTGTTCGGCCTGTCCGGGCACCTGGACTTCGAGGTCGAGGGCCGTGGCAGCCAGGTGCGCGAAAGCAGCGTGATGGTGCTGCCCTACTCTGCCCACCACGTCTGCGACAGCCGCGATGGCAGCCGCTGCCTGGTGCTGGACGTGCCCACCGAACACTGGGTGCTGCAATCGCTGGGGGAGCATGCGGATGCCAGTCGCCGCTTGCTCGATCAACCGACGCGCCTGGCCCTGGACGCGCGGCAACACCAGTTGGTGCAGTGGCTGGCGCACAGCCCGGTGAATGACCCGCTGATCGTGCAACAAGGCTCGGTGCTGCTGCTCGCCAGCCTCAACCATCAGCAAGAGCCCCTGCCGGGCAAACGCCTGCCGTATGCCGCGTTCAATGCGCACATCGAGCGCCACGTCGCCCACCCGCTACAGGTCGCCGACCTCGCGCGCATCGCCGACCTGTCGCCGGCGCGCCTGCATGCACGGTTCATGGCCGAATGCGGGCAGACGCCCATGGACTACATCCGCAGCCGTCGCCTGCACATGGCCCTCGACCTGCTGCGCGGCACACCGCTGCCCATCGGTGAAATCGCCGAGCGCGTCGGCTATAGCTCGCAAAGCGCCTTCGCCGCCGCGATGCTGCGGGAATTCGGCGCCGCCCCTGGTCAGTTGCGGCGCGCACCGTAG
- a CDS encoding DMT family transporter, with protein MTPRSALGALHIGALMFGLTGVFGKLAAASPAIIVFGRAAFAVLALAVFARFASNAPWKKLQSRDWRRLLVSGVLLAAHWVTFFMAVKVGGVAVATLGFTAFPAFTVILEGLIFRERIRANEVLLVVLVSIGLVLVTPDFNLASEATGGLLWGIASGLLFSLLSLNNRASSGRIPAVQAALCQNVVVAALLLPVAAPGLADVRGMDWLWIGLLGVFCTGLAHSLFVASLAVIKARTASVVFAMEPVYGITVAWLLFAETPTLRMLLGGALIIVAIVLSGLMGSASQAKQPAATA; from the coding sequence ATGACTCCCCGTTCAGCCCTCGGCGCCCTGCATATCGGCGCATTGATGTTTGGCCTCACCGGCGTATTCGGCAAGCTGGCGGCCGCCTCGCCGGCCATCATCGTGTTTGGTCGCGCCGCGTTTGCCGTGCTCGCCCTGGCGGTGTTCGCACGCTTTGCCAGCAATGCCCCCTGGAAAAAACTGCAAAGCCGCGACTGGCGCCGGCTGCTGGTCAGCGGCGTATTGCTGGCGGCGCATTGGGTGACGTTCTTTATGGCCGTCAAGGTGGGTGGTGTGGCGGTCGCGACCCTGGGCTTTACCGCGTTCCCGGCGTTTACCGTGATCCTCGAAGGGTTGATTTTCCGCGAGCGCATCCGCGCCAACGAAGTGCTGCTGGTGGTGTTGGTCAGCATCGGCCTGGTGCTGGTCACCCCAGACTTCAATCTGGCCAGCGAAGCCACCGGCGGCCTGTTGTGGGGCATCGCCTCGGGGCTGCTGTTCTCCTTGTTGTCGCTGAACAATCGCGCCAGCTCCGGGAGGATTCCCGCCGTGCAGGCCGCGCTGTGCCAGAACGTGGTGGTCGCGGCGTTGCTGTTGCCGGTTGCGGCCCCCGGGCTGGCGGATGTGCGCGGCATGGACTGGTTGTGGATCGGCTTGCTGGGGGTGTTCTGCACCGGCCTGGCCCACAGCCTGTTTGTCGCCAGCCTGGCGGTGATCAAGGCGCGTACCGCGTCGGTGGTGTTTGCCATGGAGCCGGTCTACGGCATCACCGTGGCCTGGCTGCTGTTCGCCGAAACCCCGACGCTGCGCATGCTCCTGGGCGGCGCGCTGATCATCGTCGCCATCGTGCTGTCCGGCCTGATGGGCAGCGCCAGCCAGGCCAAACAGCCGGCGGCAACGGCCTGA
- a CDS encoding SelT/SelW/SelH family protein, which translates to MSTSKPEIVITYCTQCQWLLRAAWLAQELLSTFADDLGKVSLEPATGGAFRITCDGVQIWERKGDGGFPEAKVLKQRVRDQIDPQRDLGHNDRTP; encoded by the coding sequence ATGTCCACGAGCAAGCCCGAGATTGTCATCACCTATTGCACCCAGTGTCAGTGGCTGCTGCGCGCGGCGTGGCTGGCCCAGGAGCTGCTCAGCACGTTTGCGGATGACCTGGGCAAAGTGTCGCTGGAACCGGCCACCGGCGGTGCGTTTCGCATCACCTGCGATGGCGTGCAGATCTGGGAGCGCAAAGGGGATGGCGGCTTCCCGGAAGCCAAGGTGCTCAAGCAGCGGGTGCGTGATCAGATCGACCCGCAGCGCGACCTCGGGCACAACGACCGCACGCCGTGA
- a CDS encoding patatin-like phospholipase family protein, with amino-acid sequence MRRLLSCLLLCLLPLLAQAVETPRPKIGLVLSGGAARGLSHIGVLKALEEQGIHIDAIAGTSMGAVIGGLYASGYKIDELEKLALSIDWQQALSDAPPREDVPFRRKQDDRDFLVKQKLSFRDDGSLGLPLGVIQGQNLALLLESMFAHSSNTRNFDKLPIPFRAVATDITTGEKVVFSKGHLPQVIRASMSIPAVFAPVELDGRLLVDGGMTDNIPLDVAREMGVDIAIVVDIGTPLRSRKQLATVVDVLNQSITLMTRRNSEEQLKALHPKDVLIQPPLAAFGVTDFGRAKEMIDAGYRATRALDLRLAHLRPAEPVDPQLVAARTPGERTPVITAITVENDSKVSEDVIRYYIRQPLGEPLNLGRLQTDMGTLYGLDYFEQVQYRVIKKGQDNTLVISARGKRSGTDYLRLGLNLSDDMRGDSAFNLGASYRMNGINRLGAEWLTRVQIGDRQELYSEFYQPMDTGSRYFVAPYIRAQAQNVELILDNDPISEYRLERYGFGLNVGRQIGNSGEIRFGVGEAWGKADVRIGDRDLPSVSFSEGFYELKYSFDSLDNVYFPHTGEDIGLAYREFEPGLGSDQRYRQWEFKLDKAMSNGPDTLVLGGRYGRTLDKSDVVISSFLLGGARQLSGFREDAISGQNVSLMRAVYYRRLTPRSYLPLDFPLYLGASLERGRAWNNDNEFDSGYINAASIFLGFDTPLGPLNFSYGFNDDNQKAVYLNLGQTF; translated from the coding sequence ATGCGCCGCCTGCTGTCCTGCCTGTTGCTGTGCCTGCTGCCCCTCCTCGCCCAAGCCGTCGAAACCCCACGTCCGAAAATCGGCCTGGTGCTCTCCGGCGGCGCCGCCCGTGGCCTGTCGCATATCGGCGTGCTCAAGGCGCTGGAGGAGCAAGGCATCCATATCGATGCGATTGCCGGCACCAGCATGGGCGCGGTGATTGGCGGGCTGTATGCGTCGGGCTACAAGATCGACGAGCTGGAAAAACTGGCGCTGAGCATCGACTGGCAACAGGCACTGTCCGACGCGCCGCCACGGGAAGACGTGCCGTTTCGACGCAAACAGGATGACCGCGACTTCCTGGTCAAACAAAAGCTGAGCTTTCGCGACGATGGCAGCCTGGGTTTGCCACTGGGCGTGATCCAGGGCCAGAACCTCGCGCTGCTGCTGGAAAGCATGTTCGCCCACAGCAGTAACACGCGCAATTTCGACAAGCTGCCGATCCCGTTCCGCGCGGTGGCCACCGACATCACCACCGGCGAAAAGGTGGTGTTCAGCAAGGGCCACCTGCCCCAGGTGATCCGCGCCAGCATGTCGATCCCGGCGGTGTTCGCCCCGGTTGAGCTGGACGGTCGCCTGCTGGTGGACGGCGGCATGACCGACAATATCCCGCTGGACGTGGCGCGGGAGATGGGCGTGGACATCGCCATTGTGGTGGACATCGGCACCCCGTTGCGTTCGCGCAAACAACTGGCGACGGTGGTGGACGTGCTCAACCAGTCCATCACCCTGATGACGCGCCGCAATTCCGAGGAACAACTCAAGGCCCTGCACCCCAAGGACGTGCTGATCCAGCCACCCCTGGCGGCCTTTGGCGTGACCGACTTTGGCCGCGCCAAAGAGATGATCGACGCCGGCTACCGCGCCACCCGCGCCCTCGACCTGCGCCTGGCCCACCTGCGCCCCGCAGAGCCGGTCGACCCGCAACTGGTGGCGGCGCGTACACCGGGCGAGCGCACGCCGGTGATCACCGCGATCACCGTGGAGAACGATTCGAAAGTCAGCGAAGACGTGATCCGCTACTACATCCGCCAACCCCTGGGCGAACCGCTGAACCTGGGGCGCCTGCAAACCGATATGGGCACCTTGTACGGCCTGGATTACTTCGAGCAGGTGCAATACCGCGTGATCAAGAAAGGCCAGGACAACACCCTGGTCATCAGCGCACGGGGCAAGCGCAGCGGCACCGATTACCTGCGCCTGGGCCTGAACCTGTCCGACGACATGCGTGGCGACAGCGCCTTCAACCTCGGCGCCAGCTACCGCATGAATGGCATCAACCGCCTGGGGGCCGAATGGCTGACGCGGGTACAGATCGGCGATCGCCAAGAGCTGTACAGCGAGTTCTACCAACCGATGGACACCGGCTCGCGGTACTTCGTCGCACCTTATATCAGGGCCCAGGCGCAGAACGTCGAGCTGATCCTGGACAACGATCCCATCTCTGAATACCGCCTGGAACGCTATGGTTTCGGCTTGAACGTCGGGCGGCAGATCGGCAACAGCGGCGAAATCCGCTTCGGTGTCGGTGAGGCCTGGGGCAAGGCGGATGTGCGCATCGGTGATCGCGACCTGCCGAGCGTGAGCTTCAGTGAAGGCTTCTACGAGTTGAAGTACTCCTTCGACTCCCTCGATAACGTGTACTTCCCCCACACCGGCGAAGACATCGGCCTGGCCTACCGCGAATTCGAACCGGGGCTGGGCTCTGACCAACGCTACCGGCAGTGGGAGTTCAAACTGGACAAGGCCATGAGCAATGGCCCGGATACGCTGGTGCTGGGCGGTCGTTACGGGCGCACGCTGGATAAGTCTGATGTGGTGATTTCCAGCTTCCTGCTGGGTGGTGCGCGGCAGCTGTCAGGCTTTCGCGAAGATGCGATATCCGGGCAGAACGTCAGCCTGATGCGGGCGGTGTACTACCGCCGACTGACGCCGCGCTCGTACTTGCCGCTGGATTTCCCGCTGTACCTGGGGGCGTCGCTGGAACGGGGCCGGGCGTGGAACAACGATAACGAGTTCGACAGCGGGTACATCAACGCGGCGAGTATTTTCCTGGGGTTTGATACGCCGTTGGGGCCGCTGAATTTCAGCTATGGGTTTAACGATGACAATCAGAAGGCGGTGTATTTGAACCTGGGCCAAACCTTCTGA
- a CDS encoding MarR family transcriptional regulator — protein sequence MPLTDQHRFGMQLAQMSRGWRAELDRRLAGLGLSQARWLVLLHLARFEEAPTQRELAQSVGVEGPTLARLLDSLESQGLVQRQAVVEDRRAKRILLCDTARPLIDQIETIATALRHELFVGVDEEDMKVCMRVHGHILANLEKS from the coding sequence ATGCCGTTAACCGATCAACACCGTTTTGGCATGCAGTTGGCGCAAATGTCCCGAGGTTGGCGCGCCGAGCTGGATCGCCGCCTGGCGGGGCTGGGCTTGTCCCAGGCGCGCTGGTTGGTGCTGTTGCACCTGGCGCGTTTTGAAGAAGCGCCTACCCAACGTGAGCTGGCACAAAGTGTCGGCGTTGAAGGGCCAACACTCGCACGTTTGCTTGACAGCCTCGAAAGCCAGGGCCTGGTGCAACGCCAGGCCGTGGTGGAAGACCGCCGCGCCAAGCGCATCCTGCTGTGCGACACGGCCCGCCCGCTGATCGATCAGATCGAAACCATCGCCACGGCGTTGCGGCATGAGCTGTTCGTCGGTGTGGATGAAGAGGATATGAAGGTGTGCATGCGCGTGCATGGGCACATCCTGGCGAATCTGGAAAAGTCCTGA